One window from the genome of Amycolatopsis sp. NBC_01480 encodes:
- a CDS encoding serine/threonine-protein kinase produces the protein MRLPWQRKNSPASQRDGVRADPTLTGPEERPSGESGPISWGVGETVLGTYRIEAKLGAGGMGVVHRVRHLDWGLDLAVKSPLPRMWLSGVQAFVDEAEVWVGLPPHPNVCTCHYVRVLGGVPRIFAEFVEGGTVAEALEAGRLRDLDGILDVAIQLAWGLRAAHEAGVVHQDVKPSNALRSADGLVKITDFGLARAQQRSEGADSVAEPESILVTHRGLTPAYASPEQSRGQRAGRPGDVWSWAVTVLELFTGEVTWTLGAFAGAALDEYRARGAAPGRPVMPGEVAALLKECFTVDAAARPADLSALADRLVTAYATHVGRPYPRTATSPMAVRADGFNNKALSMLDLGRTGQARQFWGQALEADPRHLDATFNSKLGQWREGELTDLQLIAHLERFRFSLPESDPGRARLAYALGVVHLERRDLAAAKAQLGEAVSGDPDVAAALDAVDRAEPVRLRTLELPEQEGKTCPLAIAPTGRYAVSGGEDRTVRWWDLATGRCLRILTGHTDLVCGVALAEDGRFALSGAMDGTVRWWDLVEGTGLRTFTGSDGVPFFCVALSGDGRNALAGDAQGALWWWDLTTGQCLRKLSGHEGGVDCVVGLSDGHALSAGEDGTVRQWDLTTGEQVRTFTGHRGAVYVLTPLPGGTRFLSAGHDGAVRLWELATGRCLRVLSYPHRVLDVLTTTIFAVAATPDGRTAIVGNKEGELTWWDLSTGRCVWTVDVGGTLNSLMVAADGRTALSGGFDQTVRWWDLAPGRPAPWSYSRPRSTVDLSTQAERFHGRIGAARALLDRGDAPDAAQELRAARAVVGFENDAELGSLWRRAGHSGRRTAIIGSRRTRRLETPAHLTKAVGITANGRRALSSTADTLLRWWDLTTGDCLHTLDAGDGFAFTAAVTPDGRHAVSVGDRKVHWWDLNSGKRRAALPLGTDGGMTFAVAITPDGRRAVSAGTDRVLRWWDLAGGRCLRTLAGHEAHLNTVAVTADGRRALSGSADHTLRYWDLTTGECLRTSTPDSGGVSAVAVTPDGRHAVSGSTTGAVFAWDLASGEGRELPGRHAAQLNSVAITADGRHALSGGEDTTMRWWDLAEGRCLHQVKETYVASAAMTPSGHHVLSGMSDGSVLLWEVDWDYEF, from the coding sequence ATGCGCCTGCCCTGGCAGCGGAAGAACAGCCCGGCTTCACAGCGCGACGGCGTGCGGGCTGACCCGACCCTGACCGGGCCCGAGGAGCGGCCGTCCGGCGAATCCGGCCCGATCTCTTGGGGCGTCGGCGAAACCGTGCTCGGCACGTACCGGATCGAGGCGAAGCTCGGCGCCGGCGGCATGGGCGTGGTCCACCGGGTGCGGCACCTGGACTGGGGGCTGGACCTCGCGGTGAAGAGCCCGCTGCCGCGGATGTGGCTGTCCGGCGTGCAGGCGTTCGTCGACGAGGCCGAGGTGTGGGTCGGCCTGCCGCCGCATCCGAACGTGTGCACCTGCCACTACGTGCGGGTGCTCGGCGGGGTGCCGAGGATCTTCGCCGAGTTCGTCGAGGGCGGCACGGTCGCGGAGGCGCTGGAAGCCGGGCGGCTGCGGGACCTCGACGGCATCCTCGACGTCGCGATCCAGCTGGCGTGGGGGCTGCGGGCCGCGCACGAGGCCGGCGTGGTGCACCAGGATGTCAAGCCCAGCAACGCTTTGCGGAGCGCCGACGGGCTGGTGAAGATCACCGACTTCGGACTGGCCCGGGCACAGCAGCGGTCCGAAGGCGCCGACAGCGTGGCAGAACCGGAGTCGATCCTGGTCACCCACCGCGGCCTGACGCCCGCGTACGCGTCGCCGGAGCAGTCCCGCGGACAGCGCGCCGGACGGCCCGGTGACGTGTGGTCGTGGGCGGTCACCGTGCTGGAGCTGTTCACCGGCGAGGTGACCTGGACGCTCGGCGCGTTCGCCGGCGCGGCGCTGGACGAGTACCGCGCCCGCGGGGCCGCGCCGGGCCGGCCGGTCATGCCGGGCGAAGTCGCGGCCCTGCTCAAGGAGTGCTTCACCGTCGACGCGGCCGCGCGCCCGGCCGACCTCAGTGCGCTGGCGGACCGCCTGGTCACCGCGTACGCCACCCACGTCGGGCGGCCGTACCCGCGGACGGCCACCAGCCCGATGGCCGTGCGCGCCGACGGGTTCAACAACAAGGCACTGTCCATGCTGGACCTCGGCCGGACCGGGCAGGCGAGGCAGTTCTGGGGCCAGGCCCTGGAAGCCGACCCGCGGCACCTGGACGCGACGTTCAACAGCAAGCTCGGCCAGTGGCGCGAAGGCGAGCTGACCGACCTCCAGCTGATCGCGCACCTGGAGCGGTTTCGCTTCTCCCTGCCCGAATCCGACCCCGGCCGGGCTCGCCTGGCGTACGCGCTCGGCGTGGTGCACCTGGAACGCCGTGACCTCGCGGCAGCCAAGGCTCAACTCGGCGAAGCGGTGTCCGGCGACCCCGATGTCGCAGCCGCCCTCGACGCTGTCGACCGCGCCGAGCCCGTCCGGCTGCGGACGCTGGAGCTGCCCGAGCAGGAGGGCAAGACCTGTCCGCTGGCCATCGCGCCCACCGGCCGGTACGCCGTTTCCGGCGGCGAGGACCGGACCGTCCGGTGGTGGGACCTGGCGACCGGCCGGTGCCTGCGGATCCTGACCGGCCACACCGACCTGGTCTGCGGGGTGGCGTTGGCCGAGGACGGCCGGTTCGCCCTTTCCGGTGCCATGGATGGCACGGTGCGCTGGTGGGACCTGGTCGAGGGGACCGGCCTGCGCACCTTCACCGGCAGCGACGGCGTGCCGTTCTTCTGCGTCGCCCTGTCCGGAGACGGACGGAACGCCCTCGCCGGCGACGCGCAGGGCGCGCTGTGGTGGTGGGACCTCACCACCGGCCAGTGCCTGCGGAAGCTGAGCGGGCACGAGGGCGGGGTCGACTGCGTGGTCGGGCTGTCCGACGGCCACGCCCTGTCGGCGGGTGAAGACGGCACCGTGCGGCAGTGGGACCTCACCACGGGCGAGCAGGTGCGCACGTTCACCGGGCACCGCGGCGCCGTGTACGTGCTCACCCCGCTGCCCGGCGGCACCCGGTTCCTCTCGGCCGGGCACGACGGCGCGGTGCGGTTGTGGGAGCTGGCCACCGGCCGTTGCCTGCGCGTGCTCAGCTATCCCCACCGGGTGCTCGACGTGCTCACCACGACGATCTTCGCGGTCGCCGCCACCCCGGACGGGCGCACCGCGATCGTCGGCAACAAGGAAGGCGAGCTGACCTGGTGGGACCTGAGTACGGGACGCTGCGTGTGGACCGTCGACGTCGGCGGCACGCTCAACTCGCTGATGGTCGCCGCCGACGGCCGGACCGCGCTGTCCGGCGGGTTCGACCAGACCGTGCGCTGGTGGGACCTCGCGCCCGGCCGCCCGGCGCCGTGGAGCTACAGCCGTCCACGGTCCACAGTGGACCTCAGCACGCAGGCCGAGCGGTTCCACGGCCGGATCGGCGCCGCGCGGGCGTTGCTGGACCGGGGTGACGCGCCCGACGCGGCGCAGGAGCTGCGGGCGGCACGGGCGGTCGTCGGGTTCGAGAACGACGCGGAGCTGGGCTCGTTGTGGCGCCGGGCCGGCCACAGTGGACGGCGCACCGCCATCATCGGCAGCCGCCGGACCCGCCGTCTGGAGACGCCCGCCCATCTCACCAAGGCGGTGGGCATCACCGCCAATGGCCGGCGCGCGTTGAGCTCGACCGCGGACACTCTGCTCCGCTGGTGGGACCTGACCACCGGCGACTGCCTGCACACCCTCGACGCCGGCGACGGCTTCGCGTTCACCGCCGCGGTCACCCCCGACGGCCGGCACGCGGTCTCCGTCGGTGACCGGAAGGTGCACTGGTGGGATCTCAACAGCGGCAAACGCCGGGCCGCGCTGCCGCTCGGCACCGATGGGGGAATGACCTTCGCGGTGGCCATCACGCCCGACGGCCGCCGCGCCGTTTCCGCGGGCACGGACCGGGTCCTGCGCTGGTGGGACCTGGCCGGCGGCCGCTGCCTGCGCACCCTGGCCGGCCACGAAGCCCACCTCAACACCGTAGCCGTCACCGCCGATGGCCGCCGCGCACTGTCCGGCAGCGCCGACCACACCCTCCGGTACTGGGATCTGACCACCGGGGAGTGCCTCCGTACGTCCACTCCGGATAGTGGCGGCGTGAGCGCGGTCGCGGTGACCCCGGACGGCCGGCACGCCGTGTCCGGCAGCACCACCGGCGCGGTCTTCGCCTGGGACCTGGCCAGCGGCGAGGGGCGGGAACTGCCGGGGCGGCACGCCGCCCAGCTCAACTCGGTCGCGATCACCGCGGACGGCCGCCACGCGCTGTCCGGCGGCGAGGACACGACGATGCGCTGGTGGGACCTGGCCGAGGGCCGCTGCCTGCACCAGGTGAAGGAGACCTACGTCGCGTCAGCCGCGATGACCCCGAGCGGCCACCACGTGCTCTCCGGCATGTCGGACGGTTCGGTGCTGCTCTGGGAAGTCGACTGGGACTACGAGTTCTGA
- a CDS encoding cyclase family protein encodes MGQEEASVPSELPSNWGRWGEDDERGTLNLITDEVRARAAAEVRTGQSVSLAQPIEPVTLLGRPFSPETTDGSPVFQMLSHTGTAQVSADLMLVTNHHPRSTHLDALSHQTFEGKAYPGRPMAECVTPVGVRFGSTAGFASGIVTRGVLLDLAVDGPLPTDHVVSPQDLEAAEEREGVHLESGDALVIRGGRLLRLNQPIPGLSVDSVRWMHARGVSLYVGDIGDAHPPQVPGAPSPLHTVALARMGMPLLDAAQVEDLAVLCAELGRYSFLLSVAPPRILGLTGVPVNPIAIF; translated from the coding sequence ATGGGACAAGAAGAGGCCTCCGTGCCCAGTGAGCTGCCCAGCAACTGGGGCCGCTGGGGCGAGGATGACGAACGCGGCACACTCAACCTGATCACCGACGAGGTCCGCGCGCGGGCCGCCGCGGAGGTCCGAACCGGACAGTCCGTGTCATTGGCGCAGCCGATCGAACCGGTGACGCTGCTCGGCCGCCCGTTCTCGCCGGAGACGACCGACGGCTCGCCGGTCTTCCAGATGCTCTCGCACACCGGCACCGCGCAGGTGTCCGCCGATCTGATGCTGGTGACCAACCACCACCCGCGCTCCACGCACCTGGACGCGTTGTCGCACCAGACTTTCGAGGGCAAGGCCTACCCGGGCCGCCCGATGGCGGAGTGCGTGACCCCGGTCGGCGTGCGGTTCGGCTCCACGGCCGGCTTCGCGTCCGGCATCGTCACCCGCGGCGTCCTGCTGGACCTCGCCGTCGACGGCCCGCTGCCCACCGACCACGTCGTGTCCCCGCAAGACCTGGAAGCAGCCGAAGAGCGCGAAGGCGTCCACCTTGAATCCGGCGACGCCCTGGTCATCCGCGGCGGCCGGCTGCTCCGGCTCAACCAGCCGATTCCGGGCCTGTCGGTGGACAGCGTCCGCTGGATGCACGCTCGCGGTGTCTCCCTGTACGTCGGCGACATCGGCGACGCGCACCCACCGCAGGTCCCGGGCGCGCCGTCCCCGCTGCACACGGTTGCCTTGGCGCGCATGGGCATGCCGCTGCTCGACGCGGCGCAGGTGGAGGACCTCGCTGTGCTTTGCGCCGAACTCGGCCGGTACAGCTTCCTGCTCAGCGTCGCCCCGCCGCGCATCCTCGGGCTGACCGGCGTGCCAGTGAACCCGATCGCCATCTTCTGA
- a CDS encoding GNAT family N-acetyltransferase — MRLRGFAERDVDMLRDLATDSYVPTIGSLPSHADQEDALSFMERQAARLDTGAGYSWCVAHRETDAALGTAGLHLAPTAAGRATAGYAVAPRSRARGVAGQALTALTRFAWSLPELHRIELYIEPWNVASQRAAEHAGYEREGLLRSHQEINGQRVDMFLYAAIRPESGA, encoded by the coding sequence GTGCGGCTCCGGGGCTTCGCGGAGCGTGACGTCGACATGCTCCGGGATCTCGCGACCGATTCGTACGTGCCGACAATCGGCTCGCTGCCGAGCCACGCCGACCAGGAGGACGCTCTGTCCTTTATGGAGCGACAGGCCGCCCGGCTCGACACCGGCGCCGGGTATTCCTGGTGTGTGGCGCATCGCGAGACCGATGCGGCGCTCGGGACGGCAGGGCTGCACCTCGCGCCCACCGCGGCGGGGCGCGCGACCGCGGGGTACGCCGTGGCGCCCCGCAGCCGCGCGCGAGGGGTGGCGGGCCAGGCGCTCACGGCGTTGACGCGGTTCGCCTGGTCTCTTCCGGAGCTCCACCGGATCGAGCTGTACATCGAGCCCTGGAACGTCGCGTCCCAGCGCGCCGCGGAGCACGCGGGGTACGAACGTGAAGGCCTGCTGCGAAGCCATCAGGAGATCAACGGCCAACGGGTCGATATGTTCCTGTACGCCGCGATCAGGCCTGAATCGGGCGCATAG
- a CDS encoding SAM-dependent methyltransferase translates to MTGLDENRFPPPGIDLSHPSAARMYDYYLGGTTNWEIDRQFADRYLSRYPIIRPICRANRMFLHRVVRYLVKQGVRQFVDIGSGVPTMGHAHEVAEHLAPGEVRVVYIDHEPVAVAHSRSLLREHGDPERHTVIQGDMRDPDGLWAQIRDTGIIDLDQPVALLLIAVLHFQQPPSPDSGSDEDLGPSLVARYRDLLAPGSYLALSHGTEDGVPPEIKKLLTELKAAYDASSSPVIYRDREEVAQLFGDFKLVDPGVTWTVDWHPEQAGDHEVKVDFKSANESTVLAGAARK, encoded by the coding sequence GTGACCGGGCTCGACGAGAACCGCTTTCCCCCGCCGGGCATCGATCTCAGTCATCCCAGCGCCGCCCGTATGTACGACTACTACCTCGGCGGCACCACGAATTGGGAGATCGACCGCCAGTTCGCCGACCGATACCTCAGCCGGTACCCCATCATCCGGCCCATCTGCCGGGCGAACCGGATGTTCCTGCACCGCGTCGTGCGGTACCTGGTCAAGCAAGGCGTCCGGCAGTTCGTCGACATCGGCTCCGGTGTGCCCACCATGGGCCACGCGCACGAGGTGGCCGAACACCTCGCACCGGGCGAGGTCCGGGTCGTCTACATCGACCACGAACCGGTGGCCGTCGCGCATTCGCGCAGCCTGCTCCGGGAGCACGGCGATCCTGAGCGGCACACCGTGATCCAGGGCGACATGCGTGATCCGGACGGGCTGTGGGCGCAGATCCGGGACACCGGGATCATCGACCTGGACCAACCGGTCGCGTTGCTGCTGATCGCGGTCCTGCACTTCCAGCAGCCGCCGTCCCCCGATTCGGGCAGCGACGAAGACCTCGGGCCGAGCCTCGTCGCGCGCTACCGCGATCTGCTCGCGCCCGGCTCGTACCTGGCCCTGTCCCACGGCACCGAGGACGGCGTCCCCCCGGAGATCAAGAAACTGCTGACCGAACTGAAGGCGGCCTACGACGCCTCGTCCAGCCCCGTCATCTACCGCGACCGGGAAGAAGTCGCCCAGCTCTTCGGCGACTTCAAGCTCGTTGACCCCGGCGTGACCTGGACCGTGGACTGGCACCCCGAACAAGCCGGCGACCACGAGGTGAAGGTGGACTTCAAGTCCGCCAACGAATCCACGGTTCTGGCCGGCGCCGCTCGGAAATGA
- a CDS encoding helix-turn-helix domain-containing protein — protein sequence MTLPSVAAQQRELGTMISAARKKLGLTQAEFGKLVGYTQANISKLEHAHLGMQPDQLEKFIAALKITDADAAVMRGLNTTASVAGVWSGRRFVATPAWFRDILGAEQEAAVVRSWTGERISGQLQCESYMLTLFSTAGRSNIDDAVYERGQRARVFERYPDREYEFLLSESALVQLTRTRKLGPYVVLDQVKHMLNLIAKHPGVTIRFVPFGELPYLPLDLTVFRFTNGAKDFAYGETPQGIQRSEDDNFQASYLDRWASLSSAALSREESRELLEHAEREINAARMATAVP from the coding sequence GTGACCTTGCCCTCCGTCGCGGCCCAGCAGCGAGAGCTGGGCACGATGATCTCCGCGGCACGCAAGAAGCTGGGCCTGACCCAAGCCGAGTTCGGCAAGCTGGTGGGCTACACGCAGGCCAACATCAGCAAGCTCGAGCACGCGCACCTCGGCATGCAGCCGGACCAGCTGGAGAAGTTCATCGCGGCGCTGAAGATCACCGACGCCGACGCGGCGGTCATGCGGGGGCTCAACACGACGGCGAGCGTGGCCGGCGTCTGGTCCGGACGCCGGTTCGTCGCCACCCCCGCGTGGTTCCGCGACATCCTCGGCGCCGAGCAGGAAGCGGCCGTCGTGCGGAGCTGGACCGGTGAGCGGATCAGCGGCCAGCTGCAATGCGAAAGCTACATGCTCACTTTGTTCAGCACGGCCGGCCGCAGCAATATCGACGACGCGGTTTACGAACGCGGGCAACGCGCCCGCGTTTTCGAGCGCTATCCGGACCGGGAGTACGAATTCCTGCTCAGCGAAAGCGCGCTGGTGCAACTCACCCGCACCCGGAAGCTCGGCCCGTACGTCGTGCTCGACCAGGTCAAGCACATGCTGAACCTGATCGCGAAACATCCCGGCGTGACGATCCGGTTCGTGCCGTTCGGCGAATTGCCGTACCTGCCGCTGGACCTGACCGTTTTCCGGTTCACCAACGGTGCCAAGGATTTCGCCTACGGCGAGACGCCCCAGGGAATCCAGCGGTCGGAGGACGACAACTTCCAGGCGTCGTACCTCGACCGCTGGGCGTCGCTGAGCAGCGCGGCACTGAGCCGGGAGGAATCCCGGGAACTGCTCGAGCACGCCGAACGGGAAATCAACGCCGCCCGAATGGCAACGGCTGTCCCCTGA
- a CDS encoding DUF397 domain-containing protein, producing MESYDPKTAALSLDDTAWQRPIPCGDNSGNCVEVNLGRPGLVAVRDSKLGESPVLLFTPEEWAAFVTSVRAGQFDC from the coding sequence ATGGAAAGCTACGACCCGAAGACCGCGGCGCTCTCACTGGACGACACCGCGTGGCAGCGGCCGATTCCCTGCGGGGACAACTCCGGCAACTGCGTCGAGGTCAATCTGGGCCGGCCCGGACTGGTCGCGGTCCGGGACTCCAAGCTCGGCGAATCACCGGTACTGCTCTTCACGCCCGAAGAATGGGCGGCTTTTGTCACGTCCGTTCGCGCCGGGCAGTTCGACTGCTGA